In Nycticebus coucang isolate mNycCou1 chromosome 9, mNycCou1.pri, whole genome shotgun sequence, the following are encoded in one genomic region:
- the TULP1 gene encoding tubby-related protein 1, whose translation MPLQDETLREVWASDSGHEEEGLSPEVQRRPKQRPAPEQRLRKKKPEAPESPGPTGSKPRRAGAGRRGRPREEPAAAPAKAPEPTVYTKFLRDPEAKKRDPRETFLVARAPDAEDGEREDEEEDDTDDEEEEEKKEKTPLPPKKPLKEKSSADMKERKAKAQSAKGNLGSPDPTSKPLRVKKNEAPVGEGTKMRKTKKKESGEADKDPSVSPGRLKKKLPTAMFLVGDDSPAEKALKKKGTPKGLEEERKEEEEEEEDVAAVATKNSNQKGKAKGKGKKKAKEERAPSPPVEVDEPREFVLRPAPQGRTVRCRLTRDKKGMDRGMYPSYFLHLDTEKKVFLLAGRKRKRSKTANYLISSDPTNLSRGGENFIGKLRSNLLGNRFTVFDNGQNPQRGGSSDVGSLRQELAAVIYETNVLGFRGPRRMTVIIPGMSSDNERVPIRPRNASDGLLVRWQNKTLESLIELHNKPPVWNEDSGSYTLNFQGRVTQASVKNFQIVHADDPDYILLQFGRVAEDVFTLDYRYPLCALQAFAIALSSFDGKLACE comes from the exons ATGCCGCTGCAGGACGAAACCCTCCGAGAGGTGTGGGCCTCAGACAG TGGGCATGAGGAAGAAGGCCTGAGCCCGGAGGTCCAGCGGCGCCCCAAGCAG CGACCCGCCCCGGaacagaggctgaggaagaagaagCCGGAGGCCCCTGAGTCCCCCGGCCCCACGGGGTCCAAGCCCCGGAGAGCTGGAG CCGGGCGGAGGGGGCGGCCGCGGGAGGAGCCTGCCGCCGCCCCGGCCAAGGCCCCGGAGCCCACCGTCTACACCAAGTTCCTCAGGGACCCCGAGGCGAAGAAGCGCGACCCCCGGGAAACCTTCCTGGTAGCCCGAGCCCCAGACGCCGAGGACGGTGagagag aggatgaggaggaagacgATACAGatgatgaggaagaggaagaaaagaaagagaaaaccccTCTGCCTCCTAAGAAGCCCCTCAAGGAGAAGTCTTCTGCAGACATGAAAGAGAGAAAGGCTAAGGCCCAGAGTGCAAAGG GGAATCTAGGAAGCCCTGACCCCACATCCAAACCTCTTCGAGTTAAGAAGAATGAAGCCCCGGTAGGAGAGGGGACCAAAATGAGGAAGACAAAGAAGAAAG AGTCTGGGGAGGCTGACAAGGACCCCTCAGTGAGCCCGGGCAGATTGAAGAAGAAGCTCCCCACAGCCATGTTTCTGGTTGGGGATGACAGCCCTGCCGAAAAAGCTTTGAAGAAAAAAG GCACTCCCAAAGGCCtcgaagaggagaggaaggaggaggaagaggaggaagaggatgtgGCAGCTGTGGCGACCAAGAACAGCAATCAGAAGGgcaaagcaaaaggaaaaggcaaaaag AAGGCG AAGGAGGAAAGGGCCCCATCTCCCCCTGTGGAGGTGGACGAACCCCGGGAGTTTGTGCTCCGGCCTGCTCCCCAGGGCCGGACGGTTCGTTGCCGGCTGACACGGGACAAGAAGGGCATGGACCGGGGCATGTACCCCTCCTACTTCCTGCACCTGGACACGGAGAAGAAG GTGTTCCTCTTGGCTGGCAGGAAACGGAAACGGAGCAAGACAGCCAATTACCTCATCTCCAGCGACCCTACCAACCTGTCCCGGGGAGGGGAGAACTtcattgggaagctgag GTCCAACCTCCTGGGGAACCGCTTTACTGTCTTTGACAATGGGCAGAACCCCCAGCGTGGAGGCAGCTCTGATGTGGGGAGCCTTCGACAGGAGCTGGCAGCTGTGATCTAC GAAACCAATGTGCTGGGATTCCGTGGTCCGCGGCGCATGACAGTCATCATTCCTGGCATGAGTTCGGACAATGAGAGGGTCCCCATCCGGCCCCGAAAT GCCAGCGACGGGCTGCTGGTGCGCTGGCAGAACAAAACACTGGAGAGTCTCATTGAACTGCACAACAAGCCACCTGTTTGGAATGAAGACAGTGGCTCCTATACCCTGAACTTTCAAGGCCGGGTCACCCAGGCTTCAGTTAAGAACTTCCAGATTGTCCACGCTGATGACC CCGACTATAtcttgctgcagtttggccgcgtGGCCGAGGACGTCTTCACCCTCGACTACCGGTACCCGCTGTGCGCCCTGCAGGCTTTCGCCATCGCCCTCTCCAGTTTCGACGGGAAGCTGGCCTGCGAGTGA